AAACATTTCAATTTCTCTTTTAGCTAAAAAACAACAACCATTGATGGATAAAGCTAAAATTGATCATTTATTAGAACTTTATACTATAAGTGAAAAACAGATCAAAGTAATAACAGGTAAAATGAAAGTTATTTTGATGCCTGAAGCTGTTGGTTCTTTTATAGGTAGATTTAATGAAGCTATTCATCCTTTTTATTTTGATAATAAAACAAGTCCTTTATTGAATAAAATGGAAAAACAGATATTCTCAGATAAGTTAACCATTTATCAGGATCCGCTTGATGATTCAAATTTGGAAGCTTCAGCTTTTGACGGAGAAGGTGTTGCTCGTCAGAAAACAGTTTTTGTAGAGAATGGTGTTTTAAAAAATATTTATACTGATTTAAAATATTCTGCGAAGCTAAATCTAACACCAACCGGCAATGGAGGTCGCAGCGAAATTGAATCATCTATCAATCCAAGTGTTAATTGTTACAGCATTACACCAGGAAATAAATCATTGGAAGAAATGATTGAAAATATTGAGGAAGGTATTATTATCTATAATTTAATGGACTCTTATTCAGGCAATATTTTAGAAGGAGACTATTCCATTGGAGTATCAGCAGCATTTTACATCAAAAATGGAAAGTTGATAGGTAGAGTAAAAGATGCTATGATTAATGGAAATATCTATGAGACTTTAAATCAAATTAATGCGATTGAAAATGAGGTGCACTTTTTTGGTCTTGGCAATTTCCCGGCAATTTCTTTTGAGGAGATAAATGTGATTAGTAGTCAGACCTGAGTATAGCTAAATATACTAGTCTAGCCAGTGTGTAACATTTTCTTACTTTCCTTGCATCGCACAGGCAAGGTAGAAGTAGTCGTTAGCGTGCATTAATCATTTTCTGAGAATAAAAAAAAATGGTATAAAATATATGAATCAACTAGATGAAGAAAAGCTAAAAAATAGGAATAAAAAGATAATAGACTCAATTTCAAAGAAATCAGATAAAATATGTCCTGGTTTAATTGATATCAGAAACTTTTCACCTTTTCCTAAAAATCCGGTATTAGCCAGAGTTTTCAAAGAGATAGGTTATGCAGATGAACTGGGTTCCGGAATCAGGAATATGGTAAAATACCTTAGTGTTATCACAAACACTCAACCTCAGCTAATCGAAGAGGATATTTTTAAACTTATAATTCCTTTCCCTTCAAACATGCATGTTGACCCCGCAAGTACCCCGCAAGTTGATAATAGAACACAAAGAGTTATTGAGTTTTGTCAGGTTCCTAAATCAAGAGAAGAGATTCAAAACTTCTTAGAACTTAAAGATAGAGAATACTTTAGAAAAAACATTTTAAAACCTCTATTGGATGATAAAGTTCTTAAACTTACTATTCCTGACAAGCCTAATAGCTCAAAGCAAAAATACTACTCAGAGGAGACATTAACCAAGGAATTTTAGATCATTATGAAGATAGAAAAGCATAAAATTAACGACATATATATTGCCGAGTTAATCTCAGACAACTTGATAATTCAGAAAAATGAAGATGGGATTGATTTGTTGGGAAACTTATATTATCAAGGTTATGACAAAGTAATTTTACATGAAAAAAATATTACATCGGATTTTTTTGATTTGAAGAATAAGATGGCAGGGGAAATACTTCAAAAATTCTCAAACTATAGAGTAAGGCTTGTAATTGTAGGAGATTTTTCAAAATATACGAGGAAAAGCCTTAAAGACTTTATATATGAATGCAATAATGGTAAACAAGTTAACTTTGTTTCTTCTTTGACTGACGCTTTAAAAATATTGGCAAATTAATGAATATTAAAGAAGCAAAGAGATCATATGAGTTGTAAGGATTTTGTAAG
This Candidatus Delongbacteria bacterium DNA region includes the following protein-coding sequences:
- a CDS encoding TldD/PmbA family protein, with amino-acid sequence MEKLLQIAKEKADQAEIYYSRCSDDFISIIDSKFNKVTSSIVSGYALRVIKDGKIGFSYTRNLIDREKLIEQALKSAEKGAKVEFSFPKTTKTASLKTYDPDIKLVNKQQLIKEAKEIVQYIKSKSTAQIDMCFYIAEWEKRLVNSAGTSLRELKSWYTFYLSFPFPETVSNISISLLAKKQQPLMDKAKIDHLLELYTISEKQIKVITGKMKVILMPEAVGSFIGRFNEAIHPFYFDNKTSPLLNKMEKQIFSDKLTIYQDPLDDSNLEASAFDGEGVARQKTVFVENGVLKNIYTDLKYSAKLNLTPTGNGGRSEIESSINPSVNCYSITPGNKSLEEMIENIEEGIIIYNLMDSYSGNILEGDYSIGVSAAFYIKNGKLIGRVKDAMINGNIYETLNQINAIENEVHFFGLGNFPAISFEEINVISSQT
- a CDS encoding DUF4180 domain-containing protein, whose amino-acid sequence is MKIEKHKINDIYIAELISDNLIIQKNEDGIDLLGNLYYQGYDKVILHEKNITSDFFDLKNKMAGEILQKFSNYRVRLVIVGDFSKYTRKSLKDFIYECNNGKQVNFVSSLTDALKILAN